A stretch of Oreochromis aureus strain Israel breed Guangdong linkage group 11, ZZ_aureus, whole genome shotgun sequence DNA encodes these proteins:
- the LOC116320616 gene encoding chemokine-like receptor 1: protein MTVMTPENFSPSNTTLDNLRQSFNIMSITVFSLVSVLGVLGNGVVIWVTGFRMKKTVNTVWYLHLAVADFIFAAFLPFSVTFLALRFHWPFGNFMCKLDATTVSLNMFASVYILVVISVDRCVSVVWPVWAQNHRNVRNAFYASLCVWVVALIVNIQYFFYMHTEEVSKDTTYCFSSVEDFKYATPSVFHTISITHFLLGFAVPSTVIVSCYAVIIHHLRRNHTLASESSRPFKVIASIIVTFFLCWGPYHIIDLIQLVVFNPPNETFHYAILIVSNVAENLVVLHCCLNPLLYVFLRQDFKDEIRKSILNVLESAFQEEETRSPSDMKSVNTRQSREKSGLITEV from the coding sequence ATGACTGTGATGACCCCAGAAAATTTCAGTCCAAGCAATACAACTTTGGATAACTTGCGTCAGTCTTTCAACATCATGTCTATCACTGTTTTCTCCCTGGTCTCTGTCCTCGGTGTGCTCGGGAATGGAGTGGTTATCTGGGTGACCGGGTTCAGGATGAAGAAAACTGTTAACACAGTTTGGTACCTCCACCTTGCTGTGGCCGACTTCATCTTTGCAGCATTTCTGCCCTTTAGTGTGACATTCCTGGCTTTGCGGTTTCACTGGCCTTTCGGTAATTTCATGTGCAAGCTGGACGCCACTACAGTCTCTCTGAACATGTTTGCCAGTGTCTACATTCTGGTGGTGATCAGTGTGGACAGATGTGTGTCTGTGGTGTGGCCTGTCTGGGCTCAGAACCACCGAAATGTGCGCAACGCATTCTATGCGagtctgtgtgtttgggtgGTGGCTTTGATCGtcaacattcaatattttttttacatgcacACAGAGGAAGTGTCTAAAGACACAACTTACTGCTTCAGCAGTGTTGAGGATTTTAAATATGCAACACCATCTGTCTTTCATACCATTTCAATCACCCACTTCCTTCTCGGATTTGCAGTCCCCTCCACTGTCATTGTCTCTTGTTATGCTGTCATCATCCATCATCTCAGGAGAAACCACACCCTGGCCAGCGAATCAAGTCGCCCCTTTAAAGTTATTGCTTCCATTATCGtaactttttttctgtgctggGGGCCCTATCACATCATTGATCTAATTCAGTTGGTGGTATTTAATCCACcaaatgaaacatttcattATGCCATTTTAATTGTGTCGAATGTCGCTGAGAATTTGGTCGTTCTTCACTGCTGCTTGAATCCACTGCTGTATGTCTTCTTGAGACAAGATTTTAAGGATGAAATCCGAAAATCCATCCTGAATGTGCTGGAGAGTGCCTTCCAGGAAGAGGAGACACGCTCTCCCAGTGACATGAAGTCAGTGAACACCAGGCAGAGCAGAGAGAAGTCAGGTTTGATTACTGAGGTATAA
- the LOC116320615 gene encoding N-formyl peptide receptor 3-like, which yields MLGNGLVIWVTGFRMKKTVNTVWYLHIAVADFSFAVFLALRATSLALQFHWPFGNFMCKLCGTLIFLNLFASVYILVVISVDRCVSVVWPVWAQNHRNVRNATYVSLCAWVVALIVNIQHYFYIDTKKENENTTYCPNINFFEKATPTVIQTIVITHVLLGFAVPFTVIVSCYAVIIHRLRRNHSLASQSSRPFKVITSIIVAFFLCLAPYYIIDLIQLVVFNPPNETFHYAILIVSNVAENLVVLHCCLNPLLYVFLRQDFKDEIRKSILNVLESAFQEEETRSPSDMKSVNTRQSREKSGLITEV from the coding sequence ATGCTCGGGAATGGACTGGTTATCTGGGTGACCGGGTTCAGGATGAAGAAAACCGTTAACACAGTTTGGTACCTCCACATTGCTGTGGCCGACTTCAGCTTTGCAGTGTTTCTAGCCCTTAGAGCAACATCCCTGGCTTTGCAGTTTCACTGGCCCTTTGGCAATTTCATGTGCAAGCTGTGCGGCACTCTAATCTTTCTAAACTTGTTTGCCAGTGTCTACATTCTGGTGGTGATCAGTGTGGACAGATGTGTGTCTGTGGTGTGGCCCGTCTGGGCTCAGAACCACCGAAATGTACGCAATGCTACCTATGTTAGTCTGTGTGCTTGGGTGGTGGCTTTGATTGTCAACATTCAACATTATTTTTACATTgatacaaagaaagaaaatgaaaacacaacttaCTGCCCCAACATCaatttttttgaaaaagcaACACCGACTGTCATTCAGACCATTGTTATCACCCACGTCCTTCTCGGATTTGCAGTCCCCTTCACTGTCATTGTCTCTTGTTATGCTGTCATCATCCATCGTCTGAGGAGAAACCACAGCCTGGCCAGCCAATCAAGTCGCCCCTTTAAAGTTATCACTTCCATTATTGTTGCCTTTTTTCTGTGCTTAGCTCCCTATTACATCATTGATCTAATTCAGTTGGTGGTATTTAATCCACcaaatgaaacatttcattATGCCATTTTAATTGTGTCGAATGTCGCTGAGAATTTGGTCGTTCTTCACTGCTGCCTGAATCCACTGCTGTATGTCTTCTTGAGACAAGATTTTAAGGATGAAATCCGAAAATCCATCCTGAATGTGCTGGAGAGTGCCTTCCAGGAAGAGGAGACACGCTCTCCCAGTGACATGAAGTCAGTGAACACCAGGCAGAGCAGAGAGAAGTCAGGTTTGATTACTGAGGTATAA
- the LOC120442630 gene encoding endochitinase A-like, giving the protein MEEGSLTQLWGYCRSITQAVDPHKRHIQVVFFDNYLSSTTFSMSCLDIDKLIQIVTELRASSSFELFGLGCPGKEDAAASLAALAAWFFLHRRRVFPPPLAAHLLDPPLQGRRRPTPSPLIPSMSSVSADKGSAALVTTVSKPDSGTLLNPVSHEQEGTDSFDAAPPSRKRRRRRHLHQTEAHLTPVVSEEPADSGLAAGLAAQGAAVSEMDSVVGKDVFVMKTERASFKPRDSAQSVNNKTGIAMGSKLRRSALPESGGGPEAIPGSFSNVRSIADCFSGAGYGAFVCEPVGSKTVNTEGAGVAAKWTEAVNSELLHCANRHPDTVFVAADLLKDPVLANSATTGNREAGVPPRASPEAELEASVASGPLDVAEAAVTLSSSQPFMLAISPSTQPAAQLVTQLSSVSASTSPARPSSSPPAATASPSSPPDQPSIAASQSEQELSERGSPPRRLWSAASRQSSASGGSPRCSRRRSSASGGSPRRRLWSSASGRSPPRQLWSAASRQSSASGGSPPRQLWSAASRQSSASGGSPRRSRRRSPPRRLWSSASRRSSASGGSPHHLRRSSVSRSWNSASGRSGYRQERGPAGRRSAHRLSWSCRGRSCSRSRSRSLASKRSARHRERGSAGRRSAHSHRRSAGGRNPISLRGGSVCRVHVQRALHAVHVQRARRHGLFYSVARQSCNAAATGSVARQSCNAAATGSVAARRSCSAATTGRLAGHQRCSTAATGSVAGPQNCFVAAAGPMAVRRRSSVSTDGLKVGLLNGRRPLFHLFTCFAVHRVSRQNYVCCH; this is encoded by the coding sequence ATGGAGGAGGGATCGCTCACACAGCTGTGGGGGTACTGCCGGAGCATAACCCAGGCTGTGGATCCACACAAGAGACACATACAGGTAGTGTTTTTTGATAATTACCTTTCCTCCACTACCTTCTCTATGAGCTGTCTGGATATTGACAAACTCATTCAAATTGTAACGGAGCTGAGGGCAAGCTCCAGCTTCGAACTGTTTGGTTTGGGCTGTCCGGGCAAGGAGGATGCGGCCGCCTCCCTGGCAGCCCTTGCTGCTTGGTTTTTTCTTCATAGGCGGAGAGTTTTTCCACCGCCGCTTGCTGCTCACCTATTGGACCCTCCACTGCAGGGAAGACGGCGCCCTACTCCATCTCCTCTCATTCCGTCAATGTCCTCTGTGTCGGCAGACAAAGGATCGGCAGCGCTGGTAACCACAGTGAGTAAACCGGACTCTGGCACCTTACTTAATCCAGTCTCTCACGAGCAGGAGGGGACAGATTCCTTTGACGCGGCCCCGCCATCACGAAAGAGACGGCGTCGGCGTCATCTTCATCAAACCGAAGCTCACCTCACTCCGGTTGTTTCGGAAGAACCAGCTGACTCAGGGCTAGCTGCAGGACTAGCCGCACAAGGAGCCGCAGTGAGTGAAATGGACTCTGTTGTTGGTAAAGATGTTTTTGTTATGAAAACAGAGAGGGCTTCGTTTAAACCAAGGGACAGTGCCCAATCAGTTAACAATAAAACCGGGATCGCAATGGGGAGTAAGCTTAGAAGGTCTGCATTGCCAGAAAGTGGAGGTGGGCCGGAAGCTATTCCTGGGTCATTTAGTAATGTAAGGAGTATTGCTGATTGTTTTTCTGGTGCGGGATACGGAGCCTTCGTTTGTGAGCCAGTTGGCTCTAAAACAGTGAACACTGAAGGCGCTGGGGTGGCAGCCAAATGGACTGAAGCCGTTAATTCTGAGTTACTGCACTGTGCTAATAGGCATCCTGACACTGTTTTTGTGGCTGCTGACTTGTTAAAGGACCCAGTGCTGGCAAATTCTGCCACTACAGGCAATCGGGAGGCTGGGGTTCCCCccagggcttccccagaggcCGAACTGGAAGCCTCAGTCGCCTCTGGCCCCCTGGACGTTGCAGAGGCAGCGGTAACATTGTCTTCCTCTCAGCCCTTCATGTTAGCCATATCACCCTCTACTCAGCCTGCCGCCCAGCTAGTCACTCAGTTGTCATCTGTTTCAGCATCCACATCACCCGCTCGACCGTCATCTTCGCCACCTGCAGCTACCGCATCACCATCGTCACCTCCGGATCAACCATCTATAGCCGCGTCGCAGTCGGAGCAGGAGCTCAGCGAGCGGGGGAGCCCGCCTCGCCGACTGTGGAGCGCAGCGAGCCGGCAGAGCTCAGCGAGCGGGGGGAGCCCGCGTTGCAGCCGGAggaggagctcagcgagcggGGGGAGCCCGCGTCGCCGACTGTGGAGCTCAGCGAGCGGGAGGAGCCCGCCTCGCCAGCTGTGGAGCGCAGCGAGCCGGCAGAGCTCAGCGAGCGGGGGGAGCCCGCCTCGCCAGCTGTGGAGCGCAGCGAGCCGGCAGAGCTCAGCGAGCGGGGGGAGCCCGCGTCGCAGCCGGAGGAGGAGCCCGCCTCGCCGACTGTGGAGCTCGGCGAGCCGGAGGAGCTCGGCGAGTGGAGGGAGCCCGCACCACCTGAGGAGGAGCTCTGTGAGCCGGAGCTGGAATTCGGCGAGCGGGAGGAGCGGCTACCGTCAAGAGAGGGGCCCGGCGGGCCGGAGAAGCGCGCACCGCCTGAGCTGGAGCTGCAGGGGCCGGAGCTGCAGCAGGAGCCGGAGCAGGAGCTTGGCGAGCAAGAGGAGTGCCCGCCATCGAGAGAGGGGCTCGGCAGGCCGGAGGAGCGCGCACAGCCATCGGAGGTCGGCGGGCGGGAGGAATCCGATCAGTCTACGCGGGGGGTCAGTGTGCAGGGTCCACGTCCAGCGCGCCCTCCACGCCGTCCACGTCCAGCGCGCCAGGCGTCATGGGCTGTTCTACTCTGTCGCCCGCCAGAGCTGCAACGCTGCTGCTACCGGATCCGTGGCCCGCCAGAGCTGCAACGCTGCTGCTACCGGATCCGTGGCCGCCCGCCGGAGCTGCAGCGCCGCAACCACTGGACGCCTGGCAGGCCACCAGAGATGCAGCACCGCCGCCACTGGATCAGTGGCAGGCCCCCAGAACTGTTTCGTCGCTGCTGCTGGACCCATGGCCGTCCGCCGGAGATCCAGCGTTTCCACCGATGGACTGAAGGTAGGCCTCCTGAACGGTCGTCGGCCTCTGTTTCACCTGTTCACCTGTTTTGCTGTCCACCGGGTCAGCCGCCAGAACTATGTTTGCTGCCATTAG